In Vicingus serpentipes, the DNA window ACCCGCGACCTCGACCTTGGCAAGGTCGCGCTCTACCAGCTGAGCTACTCTCGCTTAATATTTTTTCAATGTTGTTAAGAACAATCCCTTTGTAAGGGGACGACAAAAGTAGCTATTTTTTTATTTCTACAAAACATTTTTGATTTTTTTCGGGTATAAAATCAAAGATTTTTTTCTCCGATTTTTAACTCTTTAAAAATCAATCATTAACAAATCTTTTTTTTGGAAAAATAATTCAAAAAAAAAAGCTCAACCAAATAGGTTGAGCTTTTGTGAGCGCGGAAGGATTCGAACCTTCGACCGCCTCCTTAGAAGGGAGGTGCTCTATCCAGCTGAGCTACGCGCCCATTTCTAATTAAAAAAACCAACTTTCGTTGGTTTTTGTCGGGGTGGCAGGATTCGAACCTACGACCTCCTCGTCCCAAACGAGGCGCGATACCGGGCTACGCTACACCCCGATAGGTGTTTTTAAGCGGCTGCAAATATATATATACTTTTTACATTACGAAATAATTTTTAAACTTTTTTTTAATTTATTTTAATCTCCATTTAGTTATATTTGTTGCAATGAGCAATAACATTCAACCATCAAGAACTATGGGTACCCTTCCGGTATTCATGACAGCCATCTCTACTATTTTAGGTGCAATTTTATTTCTAAGATTTGGATATGCTGTTGGCCATGTCGGTTTAATGGGAGCTCTTGCAATAATATTTATTGGCCATTTAGTAACAATACCGACAGCAATGGCTGTTGCCGAAATTGCTACTAATCAAAAAGTAGAAGGTGGTGGAGCATACTATATGATTTCTCGTTCATTTGGTTTAAATATTGGCGCAGCAATTGGAATTGCTTTGTTTTTAAGTCAAGCCATAAGTATTGCTTTTTATGTTATAGCTTTTGTAGAGGCTATAGAACCACTTAGATGGTGGGCATATACCGTTCAAGGTATATACATTGACAAACGAATTGTGGGCTGCTCTATCATGGGATTGCTTACATTATTGATGCTATCGAAAGGTGCTAACATTGGCGTTAAAGCCCTATATGGTGTAGTCTTTATTTTAGCAATATCATTAGCTATGTTTTTTATGGGAGAATCTACATCTCCAAACGGAATGAATATATACAAAACAGTAAAAGATCCAGATAATTTTTTCAAAGTATTTACCATTATCTTCCCTGCTTTCACTGGAATTGCAGCTGGATTAGGTTTGTCGGGAGATTTAAAAGACCCTAAAAAATCAATACCTACTGGTACCATATGGGCAACAATTGTAGGTATAATAATATATATTGCTGTGGCTATAAAATTATTTATGTCTGCAGATATTGATGCCTTAGGAAACGACCAAATGGTAATGAGTAGCATTGCTATTTGGGGTCCAATTATTCCTATAGGCTTAGGTTGTGCAGCTCTATCTTCAGCATTAGGCTCTATAATGATTGCTCCTAGAACCCTACAAGCTTTGGGTGTAGATTCTATTTTTCCAGGAAAACTAAATGGTTGGTTTTCTAAAGGTAGATCTAAAGATGGCGAACCTTTCAATGCTTTAGTAGTTACTTGTATTATTGGTTTTGTTTTTATTGCTCTTGGAGATATTAATACCGTTGCAGGTATTATATCTATGTTCTTCATGGTTACCTATGGTATTATTTGTCTTATTTCATTTTTAGAACAATTTGCTGCAGACCCATCTTATAGGCCTACATTTAAATCGAAATGGTACTTATCTTTATTAGGTGCTGTTTTTAGCTTTTGGCTAATGTTTAAAATGGATTTCACATACGCCTTAGCCTCTACAATTATTATGGTGTTAATCTATATTTGGGTTAGCAGTATTAATAAGGATAAAAAAGGAATTCAAAAATTATTCAAAGGAGTATTGTTTCAGTTAAGTCGTCAGTTTCAAATTTTTATTCAGAAAAAAGATACGGGTGCAGACTCTCCAGAATGGAGACCTTTTATTATTTGTGTTTCTAAAGATTCTTTTAAAAGACAATCTGCATATGATTTATTAAGATGGCTATCTCACAAATATGGTTTTGGAACTTATATCCATTTTATTGATGGTTTCCTTTCAAAAGAAACTTACCAAGAATCTAAAAAAGTAATGAAAAGACTTCTTACATTTAATGAAGGAGTAAAAAGTAAGGTTTATCTTGATACTATAATTAGCCCTTCCTATACTTCTGCAATTGCTCAAGTAATACAATTATCTGGAGTTAGCGGAAAAGGAAACAATATGATTTTGTTTGAATTTACAAATGATAATAAAGAAAGTTTAAACGACGCCATTCAGAACTACCAATTATTAAGAGCAACAGAATTTGATGTTTGTATATTGCGGTCAACAATAAAAGGATTTGGATATAAAAAGAATATTCACATATGGATTCGTCCACGTGATTTTCAAAATGCTAATTTGATGATTCTTTTAAGCTACATTATGCTTGGCCATCCTGAATGGAAAAAAGGTATAATTAATATTTTTTCAACTTATCCTCCAAACGAAAAAGCTGAAACAGAATCTAAATTATTAGAGTTAATTAGTAGCGGTAGGTTACCAATATCTCCAACTAATATTCAATTAATACCTCAATTAAAAGAAGAAAAAATTGATATGGTTATTAATAAAAAATCTGCTGATGCAGATTTAACTATTGTAGGTTACGATTCTGATAATATCGAGACAGAAAGTGATAGTACATTTAATAAATACTCTGATTTAGGAAATGTTTTATTTGTAAGTGCATTCCGTGAAAAAACGATCAAATAGCAATCTGTTTTAGGATTTCAATACTAAAAGTAAATAGTTAATAACTCTACTTATAATCTTTTAAAGTTTCTATTTTCAAACATTAGATTTGTTATCAATTAAAAATTGATGTGAAAATGAACAAACAACTAATTGAATGTGTACCTAACATTAGTGAAGGTAGAGATCAAGCTAAAATAAAACAAATAACTGATGTTGTTGAAACTGTTGAAGGTGTTAAATTATTAGATGTTGACCCTGGAAAAGCTACAAACAGAACTGTAATTACATTTGTTGGAGAACCCGAAAATGTTATTGAAGCAGCTTTTAGATTAATTAAAAAAGCTTCAGAACTTATTGATATGAGCAAGCATTCTGGAGAGCATCCTCGCTTTGGAGCTACAGATGTATGCCCTTTAGTTCCAATATCAGGCATTACAATGGAAGAAACTGTTACTTATGCTCACAAGCTGGCTAAACGTATTGGTGAAGAATTATCAATTCCTACTTATTGTTATGAAAACGCAGCTCAAGAACCTAAACGTAAAAATTTAGCAAATTGCCGCTCAGGAGAATACGAAGGATTAAAAGAAAAATTAACAAATCCAGAATGGAAACCAGATTTCGGACCAGCTGAATTTAATTCAAAAGTAAAAACTACAGGAGCTACAGCAGTTAGTGCTCGTGATTTTTTAATAGCATATAACATTAACTTAAATTCAACCTCAACTAGACGTGCAAATGCAATTGCATTTGATATTAGAGAAGCAGGAAGAAATAAAATGGAAAATGGGAAACCCGTTTTAGATCAAAATGGAGAACCTATTCGAATTCCAGGTAAACTTAAAGCAGTTAAAGGAATTGGCTGGTTTATTGATGAATATGGAATTGCTCAAATCTCATACAATTTAACAAACATTAGCATTACCTCTATGCATGTTGCTTTTGACGAAACTTGCAAAGCAGCTACTAAAAGAGGATTAAGAGTTACTGGTTCTGAATTAATTGGATTAATTCCACTAAAAGCAATGCTAGATGCTGCTGATTACTTCTTAATTAAACAGCAACGCTCTCTTGGTTGTTCTGAATCTGAAAAAATTAAAATTGCAATAAAATCTCTAGGTCTTGATGAATTAAAACCTTTTAATCCTGAAGAAAAAATTATTGAATACATCTTAGAGGATAAGTCTACAAAAAAATTAGTGGATTTATCATTAACTGACTTTGCAAATGAAACAGCTGGGGAATCAATGGCACCAGGTGGAGGTTCAATTTCTGCTTATGTTGGTTCATTAGGAGTTGCTCTAGGAACAATGGTTGCTAACTTATCAAGTCATAAAGCTGGTTGGGACGATAGATGGGAAGAATTTTCTAATTGGGCAGTAAAAGGAAAATCTTACAAAAACAAATTAATGTTTTTAGTTGATGAAGATACTAATGCCTTCAATAAAATTATAGATGGCTTTAGAATGCCAAAAGGAACTGAAGAAGAACAAAAATTAAGAGCAGAAGCAATAGAAAATGCTACAAAATATGCTACTGAAGTACCTTTTAAAGTGATGGAAACAGCATTCCAATCTATGGAAGTAATGCAAGCGATGCTAAAAGATGGCATGCAAACTTCTTTATCTGATGCAGGTGTAGGAATTCTTTGCGCCAAAGCAGCAGTTACTGGAGCTTATTTCAATGTTAAAATAAATGCTAAAGACATTAAAGACAGAACTTTTGCTGATGATTTATTAAAAAGAGGTGAAGAAATTTACCTTAGAACAGTCGAAATAGAACAAGAAACAATAAACTATATCAACTCTAAAATGTAATTAATGAAAAATATAATAACAATATTCATTCTTTTCATTGCTAGTTTAGCATTTGGACAGTCTGATGAAAAAACAAACCTTAATGATATTGCTCCAGAAAAAGAATATGACAATATTTTGGTAAAGAACTTATATTCAGATGCTAAAGCTTCATATTTTGTAATTTGGGTAAAAAAAGGTGTAAAATCTCACAAACATCTAAAACACACTGAATCAATTATTGTTTTAGACGGTGAAGGAGAAATGACTGTTGGAAAGAAAAAATTTGATATTAAACAAGGTGATCACTTTACAATCCCTGAGAACACTTTTCATTCTGTCATTGTTACATCAAAAAATCCATTAAAAATTGTTTCCCTACAAACTCCTGAGTTTTTTGGAAAAGATAGAATATATGAAGATAATACCACTGGGGACTATTAATCTCTAAAAACTAAAAGACTGATAACGTGCTTATCAACAAAAAACCTTGATTTATTAACAAATCAAGGTTTTTTTATAATCAAAAGTTGCATAAAAATAGAATTCGTCTATATTTGTTATAGATTAATAGATAAAAAATCATTGTTTAACCTAATTTTTACAAAATGAATAAAGCAGAATTAATTGACGCAATTGCAAAAGATGCAAAATTATCGAAAGCTGATGCAAAAACAGCATTAGAAACTATTACTGGATCAGCTACTTCAGCACTTAAAAAAGGTGATAAAGTAACTTTAATCGGATTCGGAACTTGGTCTGTATCTAAAAGAGCAGCAAGAACAGGAAGAAATCCTCAAACTGGTAAAGAAATTAAAATAGCTGCTAAAAAAGTAGTTAAGTTTAAGGCTGGATCAGCATTAGCTGATAAAGTAAAATAATTTGTGATAAAATTATTTAAAAAGGCTTTCCCTATGGAAAGCCTTTTTTGTTGCATAGATTTTTTTGTTTTTAATCTTTATTAGAAATATTATCTTTATCGCAAATGAAAAAACAATTATTAGAACAACTTTTAACCTTAGTTACAGATAACAAAAAGGAGTTATTTGATAAAGTTTTAGCAGAAAGAACAAAACATGTAACTGTTGTTCTTGAAAATATATTTCAACCACAAAATGCAAGTGCTGTTCTTCGTTCATGCGATGTTTTTGGTATACAAGATTTACACGTTATTGAAAACGAAAATTCTTACAACATAAACCCAAAGGTTGTTATGGGCGCATCCAAATGGGTTAACCTACACAAACACAATAAAAAAGAAAATAACACCTTAGATTGTATTAATGAATTAAAGAGCAAAGGTTATAAAATATACGCAACAACTCCACACACTAATGATTGCTTAATTGAAGATATTGATTTAACAGAAAAATGTGCTTTAATGTTTGGAACTGAATTGGAGGGCTTATCTCAGGTTGCTATGGATAATGCTGATGGATTCGTAAAAATACCGATGTATGGATTTACTGAAAGCTTAAACATTTCTGTTTGTGCAGCAATTAGTCTTTATGAAATTAGTCGAAAACTAAAATCATCTGATATAGATTGGCAATTAAGTGAAGAAGACAAAATTGACCAACTACTTATTTGGTCTAAAAAAGTAATTAAGCGTAGCGATATAATTGAAAAAGAATTTATCGAAAAGCTATCAAAATAAACTATAAAAAAAAGCCTCTCAAATTGAGAGGCTTTTTTATTATATAAGGTAATTTTTATCTTCTACTTCTTGAACGATCATTTCTTCCTCCTCCTCTATTAGAGAATTCTTTTCTTTCTCCACCTTCACGTCTTCTTCCACTTCTTTCTCCTCCACCTTCTCTTCTTCTACCTTCTCCACCATTTCCTCTACCACCTCTTTCTCCTCTTGGCTTGTCTTTAGAAAATTCTACTCTAATATCTCTCGACTCAATGTTTTTACCATTCATATTGCTGATAATTCTTTCTCCAATACCATCTTCCACTCCTATGAATGCAAAACTATCGAACAAATCAATTTTACCAACAGAATTACCATCTATGCCAGATTGATTACAAATAAAACCTAAAATTTGACCTTTATTTTCAAATCCATCCATTTTACCAACGTTGATAAACAAACGGTTAGTATTAGAAACACTGTTATCTCTCCTATCTCCTCTTCTTCCTTCATCTCTATCTGAGCTTCTTCTTTGTCTGCTAGGATCAATATTTATGTCTTTAGCATTATCATAAGTTTGTAAGAATCTATTAAATTCTACAGATACAAAACGCTCTATAATTTCTTCTTTACTAAAATCAGCTAAGCTTTCATGAATTTGAGCAACAAAAGGAGCAATTCCTTTTTCGTTTACCTCTACATCATGAACATTTTGAGTTAATTGAATAATTTGTTGAGCACAAATATCAGTACCCGTTGGTGCTTTAACTAGATCTAATTTTTTACCTATTTGTTTTTCAACTAATCTTATTCTACCTGATTTACTAGGGCTAATTAAGGCAACAGAAATTCCTGACTTCCCCGCTCTTGCAGTTCTACCACTTCTATGTGTATAGCTTTCAATTTCATCTGGTAAATCAACATGAAATACGTGAGTTACATCATCAACATCAATACCTCTTGCAGCAACATCAGTTGCAATTAAAATTTGTAAAGCTCTGCTTCTAAATTTATTCATCACCGCATCACGTTGAGCTTGTGATAAATCACCATGAAGTGCATCAGCATTATAACCATCAGTCATTAACTTTTCAGCAAATTCTTTGGCTTCTCTTCTTGTTCTTGTAAATACAATACCAAACATTCCTGGAGAGTAATCAATAAATCTTCTTAAAGCATGATATTGATCCCTTCCACTAACTAAACAATATTGGTGCTCAATATTTGCAGCACTACTATTTTTAGTTCCAACAGTAACTTTAAAAGGATCCGTCATATAGTTACTTGCAATACGCTCTACCTCTCTAGGCATGGTTGCAGAAAATAACCAAGTGCGTTTAAAAGCAGGTGTTCCTTCTAAAATTTCATTGATATCTTCTTTGAAACCCATGTTTAACATTTCATCGGCTTCATCTAACACAACTGTAGAAACAGTATCAAATTTTAATACTTTTCGTTGCATTAAATCTATTGTTCTACCTGGTGTACCAACAATAATATTAGCACCTTTTTTAATATCTCTAATTTGATCAGAAATACTAGCTCCACCGTAAACGGCAGTAACTCTAACACCATCACTATGCTTTGAATAAGCAGTTAATTCTTTTGTAATTTGTAAACACAACTCACGAGTAGGACACAAAATTAACCCTTGAATTGCTCGGTAAGTTGGATCAATTTTTTGAATCATTGGCAAGCCAAAAGCTGCCGTTTTCCCTGTTCCGGTTTGTGCTAAACCTACTAAATCTGTATCAGATGTTAATAATTGTGGAATTGCTTTTTCTTGGATTTCTGAGGGTGTCTCAAATCCTAATTCCGTTACTGATCTAACGATATTATCGTCTAGACCTAAATCTTTAAATGTCATTTAATTTATTTTATACCGAACCGGTATGATAGAAAGTGGCGGGACTATTTTCGCCAGTATAACTATACCAATTTGGCTGTTATTAATAAGCTTACCTTGTGGTAAGATTTTGCAAATGTCGGATTTATAATTGGATTAACCTAATAAACATCGTATTTAACATAAAAAGCACCTTGAAAATCAAGATGCTTTATTATAAAATACAAATCTATAAGCCAGTTTCTGTTCCCGATAAATCGGAATTCTATCATTTATCTGGGAGTAAAGTTGCCTCTACCCTCATTCGATCTACCCTCCAAGATTGGGCGAGCAACCCTCAAGCCTTGGTTTATTTGATCTTTCAGCTCTAAAGGTTTACCAAGCTTACAATATTACTATTATAACTGGTGAGCTCTTACCTCACCTTTTCACCCTTACCACACAATGTGTGGCGGTATATTTTCTGCTGCACTAGCTGTTACATTTCTGCACCCCGCGTTTCCCCGGGTTAGATGCTCTTTGCTGTCCGGACTTTCCTCATTACACAAAAAGTGTAACGCGATAGAACGATTTGTACTGCAAATTTATATAAATAAATTTTTGATTTCTTTATTGTTTAATAAATACTTCTGTAGCTCCAGAACCATACTCTCTGTAATCAGCATCTTTGAATGAAAGATTTTCAAATTCAGCCAAATAATTTCTTAGTTCTGTTTTTAAAACGCCAGTGCCAACGCCATGAATAAAAACAAGTTTTCTTATTTTCTGATTAAAAGCCGCGTTTAAACATTTTTTAGCATGGCCCATTTGAGTATGTAATCGTTGCCAATCATCTAATCTCATTGGAAATTCAACCAGTTCTTCTAGATGCAAATCTATTTCAATAATTTTTTCAAACTGATATTTTGTAGTGGTTGTATATTTTCCCAAAAAACCTTCACTTACATTTTTTTCAGGTTTAAATAGTTTGATTCTATCCTTTACCTGCTTCTCGTCTAGTAAATAAGAATGAGTATTGTCTTGATTTATAACTATTAATTCATTAACCGATAATTCATAATCAAAACCATTGTTAGCCTCCACAGTAACCTTACCATTTTGAAGGACAGATTTCACTATCCCTTCAAGGTTTTCATTTAAAAATTTGACTTTATTACCTACCACTAGACTCATAAATAACAAAAGTAAACAACTAATTTAAAATCCTAACAATCATAAAACTATTGGTTGGATTTGCTCTTTTATAATTAACAATATTTCGTATATTTAACACCAACACAATATTTAAAAACACAATAAATCCATTCTTCAACAATTAATTCTGAATTAACTATGAAAAAAATTTACTCCTTAGCAACCGCATTATTAATTTTCTCTGGGTATCAAGCTATTGCTCAATGCGACGGCAGATATCAAGCTGACATTTTTACCAATGTTGATGTTACTACTGTTCAATACGGTAGTAATCAAAACTTAAATGGTACAACTATAAACCTTGACATGGATATTTATCAACCTCAAGGAGATACTGCCTCAAATAGGCCTGTTATCATTTTTGCACACGGAGGATCATTTTCTGCTGGAACAAAAAATGATGCTGATCAAGTATTTTTTGCAACAGAAATGGCAAAAAAAGGATATGTATGTGCTTCTATTAACTATAGACTTGCAACAAGTGCATTCTCTTTAATTGCAGAAGAAACAACTGCAAAAGTTGTATTAATGGCGATTCAAGATGGTAGAGCTGCTATTCGTTTTTTTAAACAAGACGCTGCAACTACAAATACATACAAAGTTAATCCAGAACAAATTTTTATAGGAGGAACTTCTGCTGGTGGAATATTAGGAATCAATTTAACTTATAATGATGATATTTCCGAATTAAGCCCTCAATGGCAAACTTGGGCAACCGAAGTTGGTGGTATTGAAGGTAATAGTGGAAATCCCGGATATTGCTCAAGAAGTAATGGTACTTTTGGCTTTGCTGGAGGCGTAGCGGATACTAGCTGGATTGAAGAAAATGATGTTCCATGGTACGGATCTCATGCATACACCGACAATACTGTTCAATACGGTTATGGTCAACCTCTAAATGGTTTTACTCCTGTATTTTTATATGGAAGTGGCCTAATGAAAGATAGATTAAATAATTTAGGAATATACAATCATTTAGATGAATATACTGGAGGAAACCACCCTCCTTTTGCTGGTGATGCTAATATAATGGCTAATAATAAAGATAGTTTAGCAATGTTCTTGTATAATATTTTAGATTGTAATCCAAGCAACTTACAACTTCCAAATCAAAAAAGCTGTAATACTACCGTTAGTATTGCAGAAGTTAATGGAAATACATTAGATGCAAGTATCTATCCAAACCCTTTTAACGATGAAATTAATGTTTCTATTAAAGAGGTAAATGGTACAACTATATCTGTAATTAACTCACTTGGAAAAGTAGTTTTAACTGAACAAGCAAATTCATACATAACTAATATTAACCTTTCTCATTTAGCAAAAGGAGTTTATATCGTTAAAGTAAATTCAGTTGATGGAAGTAACCACACTCAGCTAGTTGTTAAGCAGTAATAAACACAAAACAACTAAAAAAGCCGCTCAAATGAGCGGCTTTTTTTTTGCTTAATCATTTCTAATAACTTAAAATAATTTAATAATAAATCACAATTACTTTTGAAATTTAACAAACATTTTATTTTTAAACTAAACTAGTTACTTTTAAAAAAACTAAAAAAAAATAATTATGAAAAAAACTTTACTATCTTTATTTGTGATTGGAACAACATTTTCTGCTTTCGCACAAACAAACAATCAATTACAATCTATCGACAAAACTTTCAAATTTGATAAATATGAAAGTAAAATATCAACAACAGCTAAAGGAACTGTAACTTGTGATAATGACACAATAGATTATTCTTATGCAAAAGCAACTGGTTTAGCTGCATTAAACTTAAATAATGCGACTTCAGCTAGAGCTGTATCTCAATATTACAATGCTCCTCAATCAATAACTGTATATGGAGCAACTTTTTATGCTTACAAAGTTGATGCTACAGGAGGTATTTCTACAAATGTTAATGTAGAGATTTATTTAGCTGGAGCTGATTCAATGCCTACCGGAGCTCCTTTAGCAGCTGTTTCTGTTCCTGTTGATACTTCATTTGGTGGTGGAGCCTTAGCTGTCTTAGAAAAAACTGTTAACTTCACTTCTCCTGTTGTTGTAAATCAACCGTATGTAATTGTTGTAGACAATAATTCTGCTAATGGAGTTGGTATTGTTAGTAATAGCTACCAGGCTGCGGATGGAGCTCAAGAATGGTTATCTTCTGCTAATCTTTTTGGAACATGGACAAGATCTTATGCTTTATCACTTGGAGGTACACTTTATGATGCAGACATTTATATTCAACCATACGTTTCTTATGATGTAACTGTTGATTTTACAGTTGATGGTTGTTTGCCAACTACTGGTGGAGGAAACATTTCTGTTACAAATACTTCTTCTCCTATTTTAAATGACAGAATGTATAGCTTAGCTGCATTTTTAGGAAATACTGATACTTCATACGTTTACAATTTTGGTGAAGATGCTACTTTAATTTACCAAGAAAATCCAAATCACACTTATGCAACAAGCGGTACTTATACGGTTACTTTACTAGCTGGATTACAAGGCTGGAGATCTGTTGCTCTTTGTTCTGAATCACAAACTGGAACTGCTGACATTTGTACTGGAATAAATGAAAATAGCAATACTACAGTTCAATTATATCCTAATCCTGTAAATAATTTATTAAACATTAATGGTTTAGAAGTGAATTCTTCTATCAACATTTTCGATTTAACTGGAAAATTAGTTATTAGTAAAAATAACTTATCTAATACTAACTTCTCTATTTCTACAGAAAGCTTAAAAGCTGGTGTATATTTCGTTTCAATTAACAATGAAAATACTCCAACAAAAACTGTTAAAATTATTAAACAATAACACAACACGAATTCAAATAAAAAAGCCGCTCAAATGAGCGGCTTTTTTTTATGATACTTAAGATTTATTTTAATGAATATTTAACCATTCCAATGCTTTATCTACATCAGTAAACATTTTGGTTGGTGTTTTAGGCCGATTAAATTTGATAAAGAAATTCATCATCAATTTTGTAGGAAGAGAATCTGAAACTAATGCCATGGCTATACTTAAATCTGCATGTCTGTCTTCAGCAGCATAATCTCTAGCTTCTTTTGTTATATTAAACAACCCTCTTGAATCAACTAAAATTTTCATTTTTTGATTATTCTGTAATAATAACCGCGCTTTTTTACTCTCCTTCATACAGTCAATACAAACATCTGCACCTTCTTTAAAAACAATATAAAGAACATCATCTTGAATAAAATGATTCCCAATCGACGTTTCTATTATATCTTTATTTACCATGAACTTCAATTAATATTCAAAATTATCTAACCATTCTTTAGCTTTTTCTCTATCACTAAAAAGCTTAGTAGGCGTAAGAGGTTTATTTATTTTCATAAAAAAATTAGCAACCATTTTTATAGGCAAAGAATAACCCACTACTACAGCCATTGCAATCGTTATACTTTTAAATCTTTCACTACTTACAATTTTTCTTGCTTCATCCGAATAATGCCATACTTTAGTTACATCTACTAAGGTTTTCATTTTTTTGCCTTCTTGTATGTTTGTTTTAACACTAATATTCTCTTCAATTTCAGAAATACCAACATCTGCTTGCTCCTTATAAATAAGGTAAACGATATTATCTTTAATGTAAATATTAGCCGTTTTTGTTTCTACCATACTGAATAACTACACACAAAAAAGACTAATTTATAAAAAATATCGACAAAACAAACATTTCATACGTCTAAAATCAATTGATTTATTATTTTTCAACATAGAATTTCTTGAGCATTTTTATTATAAAAACAGCTCAAAAATCGTAAATTCGCAACGCTTTAGAACAAGAATAGATATGGAACAAATCGAAAAATACATCCCTAAAAATAAAGTAAGAATTGTAACTGCTGCCAGTCTTTTTGATGGCCACGATGCTGCAATTAACATTATGCGAAGAATTATTCAAGCAACTGGTTGCGAGGTAATTCATTTAGGGCATGATAGAAGTGTAGAAGAAGTTGTAAACTGTGCTATTGAAGAAGATGCAAATGCAATTGCAATGACTTCATACCAAGGTGGACATGTTGAGTATTTGAAATACATGTTC includes these proteins:
- a CDS encoding amino acid permease, which produces MSNNIQPSRTMGTLPVFMTAISTILGAILFLRFGYAVGHVGLMGALAIIFIGHLVTIPTAMAVAEIATNQKVEGGGAYYMISRSFGLNIGAAIGIALFLSQAISIAFYVIAFVEAIEPLRWWAYTVQGIYIDKRIVGCSIMGLLTLLMLSKGANIGVKALYGVVFILAISLAMFFMGESTSPNGMNIYKTVKDPDNFFKVFTIIFPAFTGIAAGLGLSGDLKDPKKSIPTGTIWATIVGIIIYIAVAIKLFMSADIDALGNDQMVMSSIAIWGPIIPIGLGCAALSSALGSIMIAPRTLQALGVDSIFPGKLNGWFSKGRSKDGEPFNALVVTCIIGFVFIALGDINTVAGIISMFFMVTYGIICLISFLEQFAADPSYRPTFKSKWYLSLLGAVFSFWLMFKMDFTYALASTIIMVLIYIWVSSINKDKKGIQKLFKGVLFQLSRQFQIFIQKKDTGADSPEWRPFIICVSKDSFKRQSAYDLLRWLSHKYGFGTYIHFIDGFLSKETYQESKKVMKRLLTFNEGVKSKVYLDTIISPSYTSAIAQVIQLSGVSGKGNNMILFEFTNDNKESLNDAIQNYQLLRATEFDVCILRSTIKGFGYKKNIHIWIRPRDFQNANLMILLSYIMLGHPEWKKGIINIFSTYPPNEKAETESKLLELISSGRLPISPTNIQLIPQLKEEKIDMVINKKSADADLTIVGYDSDNIETESDSTFNKYSDLGNVLFVSAFREKTIK
- the ftcD gene encoding glutamate formimidoyltransferase, with translation MNKQLIECVPNISEGRDQAKIKQITDVVETVEGVKLLDVDPGKATNRTVITFVGEPENVIEAAFRLIKKASELIDMSKHSGEHPRFGATDVCPLVPISGITMEETVTYAHKLAKRIGEELSIPTYCYENAAQEPKRKNLANCRSGEYEGLKEKLTNPEWKPDFGPAEFNSKVKTTGATAVSARDFLIAYNINLNSTSTRRANAIAFDIREAGRNKMENGKPVLDQNGEPIRIPGKLKAVKGIGWFIDEYGIAQISYNLTNISITSMHVAFDETCKAATKRGLRVTGSELIGLIPLKAMLDAADYFLIKQQRSLGCSESEKIKIAIKSLGLDELKPFNPEEKIIEYILEDKSTKKLVDLSLTDFANETAGESMAPGGGSISAYVGSLGVALGTMVANLSSHKAGWDDRWEEFSNWAVKGKSYKNKLMFLVDEDTNAFNKIIDGFRMPKGTEEEQKLRAEAIENATKYATEVPFKVMETAFQSMEVMQAMLKDGMQTSLSDAGVGILCAKAAVTGAYFNVKINAKDIKDRTFADDLLKRGEEIYLRTVEIEQETINYINSKM
- a CDS encoding cupin domain-containing protein; translation: MKNIITIFILFIASLAFGQSDEKTNLNDIAPEKEYDNILVKNLYSDAKASYFVIWVKKGVKSHKHLKHTESIIVLDGEGEMTVGKKKFDIKQGDHFTIPENTFHSVIVTSKNPLKIVSLQTPEFFGKDRIYEDNTTGDY
- a CDS encoding HU family DNA-binding protein, producing the protein MNKAELIDAIAKDAKLSKADAKTALETITGSATSALKKGDKVTLIGFGTWSVSKRAARTGRNPQTGKEIKIAAKKVVKFKAGSALADKVK
- a CDS encoding TrmH family RNA methyltransferase; the encoded protein is MKKQLLEQLLTLVTDNKKELFDKVLAERTKHVTVVLENIFQPQNASAVLRSCDVFGIQDLHVIENENSYNINPKVVMGASKWVNLHKHNKKENNTLDCINELKSKGYKIYATTPHTNDCLIEDIDLTEKCALMFGTELEGLSQVAMDNADGFVKIPMYGFTESLNISVCAAISLYEISRKLKSSDIDWQLSEEDKIDQLLIWSKKVIKRSDIIEKEFIEKLSK
- a CDS encoding DEAD/DEAH box helicase — translated: MTFKDLGLDDNIVRSVTELGFETPSEIQEKAIPQLLTSDTDLVGLAQTGTGKTAAFGLPMIQKIDPTYRAIQGLILCPTRELCLQITKELTAYSKHSDGVRVTAVYGGASISDQIRDIKKGANIIVGTPGRTIDLMQRKVLKFDTVSTVVLDEADEMLNMGFKEDINEILEGTPAFKRTWLFSATMPREVERIASNYMTDPFKVTVGTKNSSAANIEHQYCLVSGRDQYHALRRFIDYSPGMFGIVFTRTRREAKEFAEKLMTDGYNADALHGDLSQAQRDAVMNKFRSRALQILIATDVAARGIDVDDVTHVFHVDLPDEIESYTHRSGRTARAGKSGISVALISPSKSGRIRLVEKQIGKKLDLVKAPTGTDICAQQIIQLTQNVHDVEVNEKGIAPFVAQIHESLADFSKEEIIERFVSVEFNRFLQTYDNAKDINIDPSRQRRSSDRDEGRRGDRRDNSVSNTNRLFINVGKMDGFENKGQILGFICNQSGIDGNSVGKIDLFDSFAFIGVEDGIGERIISNMNGKNIESRDIRVEFSKDKPRGERGGRGNGGEGRRREGGGERSGRRREGGERKEFSNRGGGRNDRSRSRR